CTGTATCAATTCCATATGGTTGATGGTAAGCAGGGCTTTTGGAGAACCATGAGGAACTGATCCACAAAGTACCGTATATTGGAAAACGTCACACCATTTTGCAATACAAAGAGTTTTATTTGTTGAAACCAGAATATTCCTCTTTTAATGTCAGTTCTTTAGATGATTATCACAGGGaatatttcttcttctttttttttccgaTCTTCTCTCCTAATAGGTTTGGGTTTTCTGCCCTCTCAGGAGTGATGGCAGATGGGACAACTAGGTTTACCTGTAAAGGCAAGCCAATATATCAGTATGCCAGCACAAGCACATTTACTGAATACACGGTTTTGTCTGACATTTGCGTTGCCAAAGTGAATTGCCATGCCCCTGTTGAAGTTTGTCTTATAGGCTGTGGATTTGCAACTGGGTATGGTGGAGCTGTAAACACAGCTAAGGTAAGAATTTTAATAGACACATTTTATTTCATAAAAACTGTTTGTATGCTACGGAAATGTGAGGATCATATGCTATAAGGACCATCTTTTGACATACATCAGTCCAACAGAAGTGTTTTTgtgtctgtaaagaataaatcaaggcaactggacttactttAGATTTCtcgaaaacgtttcactcgttcttccaatgaacttcctcaattctgagtgactgtacaagaattctatgggaataaatatgtaactgaatcaacatctggtaattatacccagcatggggtcagaggtcattatacccagcatggggtcaaatgtgttgatcccattatcctaattggagtcagtaggtgataaagacttcccagaaaaaggtgtcaagacagcattatatgtggcagacaatagatgtctaaccccccacctctattcaagcttggcttctccaagaggcggcgggagggggggggggggggttagacatctattgtctgccacatacaatgctgtcttgacacctttttctgggaggtcattatcacctactgactccaattaggataatagaatcaacacctttgaacCCATggtgggtataattaccagatgttgattcagttacatatttattcccagagaatttttgtacagtcactcagaattgagaaagcttgttggaagaacaagtgaaacgttttcaagaaatctacagtaagtccagttgccttgatttattctttacagatatggcatgacctggataaatgagaaccttcacagacagaaGTCTTTTTGGACACATACAGTCAAGatacttcttttttttatatatactgccTGATGTATAATATGTATTTTTGCATGTAAGGAGGAAACAAGCAGAAGGGTAGAAGAGAAGGAAGAAATGTTCAAGCCAAACATGACTTATGGCATCAAATACCGGTACACAATGGTAAATGGCTCTGTTGTGTGCCTGAGAACTATGGTATTAGGAAGAGTAGAGGGCATAAGTACCTACTAACTAGTTGTAGAGCAAGAAAACAAAAGTGATTCTAGCTGAACACATGAACCCACTTACTCCTTACATTCCTATCTAAATATACATTTCCAATATCATTAAATGTTTCAAATTATCTGTTATTTTCCCCTTCTCAGGTGACAAAGGGCTCTACCTGTGCTGTATTTGGTTTGGGAGGTGTTGGCTTTTCAGCAATAGCAGGATGCAAAGATGCAGGAGCCTCACGAATCATTGGAGTAGGTACACATAAAGACAAGTATCCAAAAGCCATCCAAATGGGTGCCACTGAGTGCATAAACCCAAAGGATTACAAGAAACCCGTTCATGAGGTCATTTGTGAGATGACTGATGGAGGAGTAGACTTTGCCATTGAATGTGCAGGATACATTGACACCATGGTAAGTAGAAAATAGCATGACGAAGAAATGGTGTGATGAAGAACTACCTGCTTTTCATATTCCACACTCACAGGTCAATCAATACAAGACATGAACATTTCTATAAGGTCAAATATATTCTTATACTTATCAAATAAAGGCGCTTTTACATGATGATTGAAAATGAACATTCGAGCATATGTTTATTCGCCTGACTATAGCCTCATGTAATCATGCTCCAGATCAGTCAACAAATGAGCATGTTTGTTGGCGGGTTATATCTTATATGGGGCATTAAAAATAAGAAATTGTTGGCAGCACACCCCATCATGTATATAGGGGATGCGCTGACATCAAATGCAAACGGTATGAGGGTGAATGTGTGGggatcacattaaaggggttatccaggaattgacctgccactatacgatgtacggcactgtgcttggacaGCTGTTGGGAGCACCAGGGAGTGcagtggctccctgaaacagctaatcagtgggggtgtcAGAACTAGGACCCCGGCCAAcgtgataatgatgacttatcctgaagataggaTTATTATCTTTACCCAGATAACCCTTTTCTGGATTGTTTATTCCCATGCTAATTCTAATTGGCACATGTACAGGGCACGCAATGAGTACTGATCAACATGGTATATTGTAGATAGACGCTCGTTAACAGGCAGAAAATCTAACTGTGTAAAAGGTCCCTTAAAAACATAATACCATTGATTGTCTACATTTTGTTTTTAGATGACTGCTCTTCGATCCACGTACCTAAGTAACGGGGTTGCTGTGATCCTAGGTGTGGCATCTCCTACAGAGACACTTAACTTGAGTCCAGGTTTGCTTCTCACAGGACGTTCACTGAAAGGATCTATATATGGAGGTAAGGTATTTGAAAAGTCATCTATGACATGTAATATGAGAACGTCCTGAATCCACTAGAGGGAGAGTTGCGGCCTGTTGGTGGCTTTGCACTGCAGCTAATAGATTAGATTGGCATGTGGGGACATAAACATGGGACCTGTCctgatcagacaacccctttatgttgGATTCATCAATTTCAATTCAGGAAGGGGTATCTTTATCCTAGTTTCTGTCTATACCCAAACTGTCCTCTGTAAAGGTTTTACCTAAGCACAAGCTGGTTATGTATATGTAAACTGGAAGCGCCATcatggtgaaaaaataaataaaaaatattaaaaattaaacATAATATAAATCTAGCATTACAAAGATGGAAAACCTTATGCGGAGTATCCAAATATGCAATTCAACTGACTATGCTTTAGGAAACATTTGGCTATTGCCATTCTAGTGGTTTGTAAAGGTGCATTTCTGCTGCATGATACCCTGCTCTACCTCCTTTTGGCAGCA
This portion of the Bufo gargarizans isolate SCDJY-AF-19 chromosome 1, ASM1485885v1, whole genome shotgun sequence genome encodes:
- the LOC122944172 gene encoding NADP-dependent alcohol dehydrogenase-like: MSTAGKVIKCKAAVAWEPCKPLTIEEIEVAPPKAHEVRVKIISSGICGSDNSALNGIIATKFPVILGHEAVGVVESIGQGVTIVKPGDKVIPLFVPQCGSCRSCKTANCNLCEKFEFGFSALSGVMADGTTRFTCKGKPIYQYASTSTFTEYTVLSDICVAKVNCHAPVEVCLIGCGFATGYGGAVNTAKVTKGSTCAVFGLGGVGFSAIAGCKDAGASRIIGVGTHKDKYPKAIQMGATECINPKDYKKPVHEVICEMTDGGVDFAIECAGYIDTMMTALRSTYLSNGVAVILGVASPTETLNLSPGLLLTGRSLKGSIYGGYKGVTDIPKLVEQYMNKKISLDHLISKHLKLDQINEAFELIRNGSGIRSIMIY